The window CGGCGGCCGCGGCGGCCAGCCAGGCACCGGCGGCGATCGCGAGCAGCACGGTGACCGTCATGGCGGCGAGGTGGGGTCGCCGGTCGCGAAGCGCATTCTGGAGACCTTCTCGGCGAGCCGGCCGACCGCGACCAGCAGCCCCTGCAGCAGGGCGACGGGGCTCGGCGGGCAGCCGGGGATGTAGACGTCGACGGGCAGCACGTCGTCGATGCGGCCGTGCACGTACGGGTCGGATGAGTACACCCCGCCGAGCGCGCAGGCTCCGGTGGCGACCACGATCCGCGGCTCGGGCATGGCGGCGTAGGTTTTGGCCAG is drawn from Mycobacteriales bacterium and contains these coding sequences:
- a CDS encoding oxidoreductase; this encodes MTTMADAPGDPAQLAATLAADIRRLFRRSLHIRTVDTGSCASCEQEIRLLAAPHYDLHRLGLFFTPAPRHADLLLVTGPAVRAFDLALAKTYAAMPEPRIVVATGACALGGVYSSDPYVHGRIDDVLPVDVYIPGCPPSPVALLQGLLVAVGRLAEKVSRMRFATGDPTSPP